One Mycobacterium marseillense DNA window includes the following coding sequences:
- a CDS encoding VOC family protein, whose amino-acid sequence MNITIHSSFLPHDDPESSLAFYRDVLGFEVRLDVGKGTMRWITVGPPNQPDTSIVLNPPAANPGLTDDERRTIAEMMAKGSYATLLLATKDLDGTFERLQGNDVDIVQEPTDQPYGLRDCAVRDPAGNLIRIQELR is encoded by the coding sequence ATGAACATCACTATTCACTCGAGCTTTCTTCCCCATGACGATCCGGAATCGTCACTCGCCTTCTATCGCGACGTCCTCGGCTTCGAAGTCCGCCTCGACGTCGGCAAGGGCACGATGCGCTGGATCACGGTCGGCCCACCGAACCAGCCGGACACCTCCATCGTGTTGAACCCCCCGGCCGCCAACCCGGGCCTCACCGACGACGAGCGCCGCACCATCGCCGAGATGATGGCCAAGGGCAGCTACGCCACACTGCTGCTGGCCACCAAGGACCTGGACGGCACCTTCGAACGGCTGCAGGGCAATGACGTCGACATCGTCCAGGAGCCCACCGACCAGCCGTACGGCCTTCGCGACTGCGCCGTCCGCGATCCCGCAGGCAACCTCATTC
- a CDS encoding helix-turn-helix transcriptional regulator has product MTARSDATARRLRTLVLLRRVRDRIDRDYTQPLNVEALARDAHMSAGHLSREFRSAYGESPYSYLMTRRIERAMALLRRGDLSVTEVCFAVGCSSLGTFSSRFTELVGVPPSTFRRQSTDALAGIPACVAKQVTRPIRNREAAAVAPDLA; this is encoded by the coding sequence GTGACCGCCAGATCGGACGCGACGGCGCGGCGGCTTCGGACGCTGGTTCTGCTGCGCCGTGTCCGGGATCGCATCGACCGGGACTACACGCAGCCGTTGAACGTCGAAGCGCTGGCCCGTGACGCGCACATGTCCGCGGGCCACCTCAGCCGCGAATTCAGGTCTGCCTACGGCGAATCGCCGTACTCCTACTTGATGACGCGACGCATCGAGCGCGCGATGGCGCTGCTTCGCCGCGGCGACCTGAGCGTCACCGAGGTGTGCTTCGCGGTCGGCTGCTCCTCATTGGGCACCTTCAGCAGTCGATTCACCGAATTGGTCGGTGTGCCGCCCAGCACCTTCCGCCGGCAGTCGACCGATGCGCTGGCCGGCATACCGGCATGCGTGGCCAAACAGGTGACGAGACCGATCAGGAATCGAGAAGCAGCCGCTGTCGCACCGGACCTAGCCTGA
- a CDS encoding NAD-dependent epimerase/dehydratase family protein yields MRGSKILITGPTGQIATPIARALAADNEVWGIARFTDPAARHGLEEAGIRCETVNLAAGDFNGLPKDFDYVLNLAVAKSGSWDKDLAANAESVGLLMAHCREAKAFLHCSSAAVYDPPGDDPRSERSALGDNHKPLFPTYSISKIAGEVVARSVARVIGLPTTIARLNVPYGDNGGWPFYHMEMMLAGIPIPVPPGEPARYNPIHEDDIIATIPKLLEVASVPATTVNWCGDQTVSLQEWCDYLGSLVGKEPVFEASEQALRGNPTTVDRMHELIGGTTVDWQEGIRRMAAKFHPELVGV; encoded by the coding sequence ATGCGCGGCTCGAAGATCCTGATCACCGGTCCGACCGGTCAGATAGCGACCCCCATCGCCCGGGCGCTGGCGGCCGACAACGAAGTGTGGGGAATCGCCCGCTTCACCGATCCCGCCGCGCGGCACGGCCTCGAGGAGGCCGGAATCCGATGCGAGACGGTGAATTTGGCCGCCGGCGACTTCAACGGCTTACCAAAGGATTTCGATTACGTCCTCAACTTGGCGGTAGCCAAAAGCGGTAGTTGGGACAAGGACCTGGCGGCCAACGCGGAATCGGTCGGCCTGCTCATGGCGCACTGCCGCGAGGCGAAGGCCTTCCTGCATTGCTCGTCGGCCGCGGTCTACGACCCGCCGGGCGACGACCCCCGCAGCGAGCGCTCCGCCCTGGGTGACAACCACAAGCCGCTGTTTCCCACGTATTCCATCTCCAAAATCGCCGGCGAGGTGGTCGCCCGTTCGGTGGCGCGGGTGATCGGGCTGCCCACGACGATCGCCCGGCTCAACGTCCCCTACGGCGACAACGGCGGATGGCCGTTCTACCACATGGAGATGATGCTGGCCGGCATCCCGATCCCGGTCCCGCCCGGTGAACCGGCCCGCTACAACCCGATTCACGAGGACGACATCATCGCCACCATCCCCAAGCTGCTGGAGGTCGCGTCGGTCCCGGCGACCACCGTCAACTGGTGTGGCGACCAGACCGTGAGCCTGCAGGAGTGGTGTGACTACCTCGGCTCGCTGGTCGGCAAAGAACCGGTCTTCGAGGCGAGCGAACAGGCGCTGCGCGGCAACCCCACGACCGTCGACCGCATGCACGAGCTCATCGGCGGCACCACCGTCGACTGGCAGGAGGGCATTCGCCGCATGGCGGCCAAGTTCCACCCCGAACTTGTCGGCGTTTAA
- a CDS encoding acyl-CoA dehydrogenase family protein, which translates to MTSIADTEDRVVALARGMRELVAAQAPESERMRTLTPAIVDEMWASGLMAAFNPIAAGGVEPSFTEMIETWIEMAWQDGSFGWVGIANLPSSFAAAAYLPDEGFAEVFTAHDNRVTLGGQFFPNGQGAAVDGGYVVTGAWNFGSGIGHSQYVAAGFLPMDNGEMRWISEGFPEMRVAIIPRCEISFNDGWFVQGLKGTGSYDYSATDVFVPAGRTFELFTRRPRRGTSPATRMGLMPVTAAGHASWALGVAKSMLDDVQELAATKFRMSDMASLASRPTFQKGLAHHRAAWRAARLLVLDAFTTAEAAVASGEELTPDLRADMRVAAVYATDTARGCAEWAHLVAGTSSIREGSRLERAFRDIYTGTQHAFISEKVAIDVAQIWLGIIDDQPGL; encoded by the coding sequence ATGACCTCGATCGCCGACACCGAAGACCGGGTTGTCGCGCTGGCGCGCGGCATGCGCGAGCTGGTTGCTGCACAAGCCCCCGAATCCGAACGCATGCGCACGCTGACTCCGGCGATCGTCGACGAGATGTGGGCTAGCGGGTTGATGGCGGCGTTCAACCCGATAGCGGCCGGTGGCGTCGAGCCGTCGTTCACCGAGATGATCGAGACCTGGATCGAAATGGCTTGGCAGGACGGGTCATTCGGCTGGGTGGGGATCGCCAATCTGCCGTCGTCCTTCGCCGCTGCGGCCTACCTGCCCGACGAGGGCTTTGCCGAGGTGTTCACCGCCCACGACAACCGCGTCACCCTGGGCGGTCAGTTCTTTCCCAACGGGCAGGGAGCTGCCGTCGACGGCGGTTACGTCGTCACCGGCGCGTGGAACTTCGGTTCGGGCATCGGCCACTCGCAATACGTCGCGGCCGGATTCCTGCCGATGGACAACGGCGAGATGCGCTGGATCAGTGAAGGTTTCCCCGAGATGCGGGTCGCCATCATTCCCCGCTGCGAGATCAGCTTCAACGACGGCTGGTTTGTCCAGGGGCTCAAGGGGACCGGCTCCTACGACTACAGCGCCACCGACGTGTTCGTCCCCGCCGGCCGCACGTTCGAACTGTTCACGCGGCGGCCCCGCCGCGGCACGTCGCCCGCCACCCGGATGGGGCTGATGCCCGTCACCGCCGCCGGACACGCGTCGTGGGCGCTGGGGGTCGCCAAGAGCATGCTCGACGATGTGCAAGAGCTGGCCGCGACAAAATTCCGGATGAGCGACATGGCGTCGCTGGCCAGCCGCCCGACCTTCCAGAAGGGACTGGCGCACCACCGCGCGGCCTGGCGCGCGGCCCGTCTGCTGGTGCTCGACGCGTTCACCACCGCGGAGGCGGCGGTGGCGTCGGGGGAGGAGCTGACACCGGACCTGCGCGCCGACATGCGGGTGGCCGCCGTCTACGCCACCGACACCGCCCGGGGCTGCGCCGAGTGGGCCCACCTGGTCGCCGGGACCAGCTCCATCCGGGAGGGCAGCCGGCTGGAGCGCGCCTTCCGTGACATCTACACCGGAACCCAGCACGCCTTCATCAGTGAGAAGGTGGCCATCGACGTCGCGCAGATATGGCTGGGCATCATCGACGACCAGCCCGGGCTGTGA
- a CDS encoding NYN domain-containing protein: MRWIVDGMNVIGSRPDGWWKDREGAMVTLVETLNRWASSQGETVTVVFERPPSRAIASSVVEIAHAPRAAANSADDEIVRLVAADSAPHHIRVVTSDRALTERVRNLGASVHRSEGFRDLVDPRDR; this comes from the coding sequence GTGCGCTGGATCGTCGACGGCATGAATGTGATCGGAAGCCGCCCCGATGGTTGGTGGAAGGACCGCGAGGGTGCGATGGTCACATTGGTGGAAACGCTGAATCGGTGGGCCTCGAGTCAAGGAGAAACGGTGACAGTGGTTTTTGAGCGACCGCCTTCGAGGGCCATCGCGTCGTCGGTGGTCGAGATCGCGCACGCACCCAGGGCGGCCGCGAATTCGGCCGACGATGAGATCGTGCGGCTCGTCGCGGCCGACTCTGCGCCGCACCACATTCGCGTGGTGACGTCCGACCGCGCGCTGACTGAGCGGGTGCGAAACCTGGGCGCCTCCGTCCACCGGTCGGAAGGCTTCCGCGACCTCGTCGATCCGCGGGACCGATGA
- a CDS encoding NAD(P)H-dependent flavin oxidoreductase, giving the protein MTYIAGAQLAAAVSNAGALGIIETTSDQGRADLRRVRDLTDGAVGANIALLFNRDPAMLELLVANDIRFVTTSAGDPSLFTDRLHDAGITVFHVVGTLAAARKAVDAGVDGLVVEGVEGGGFKNRFGASTMVLLPLVAAHVDVPIVAAGGICDARSMAAAFVLGAEAVQMGTRLLASADSPVHGNLKQAVVDADETGTVMLPLDGKRMMRVIRTPAAERLDAATSAGEGAAALQRVQRLYFDGDLDASVANTGQVAGRIHDLPPAAEIIQQMWKGCREALAATADRLGTVGDGEAGA; this is encoded by the coding sequence ATGACCTACATCGCCGGCGCCCAACTGGCCGCGGCGGTGTCGAACGCCGGCGCGCTGGGCATCATCGAGACCACCTCGGATCAGGGTCGAGCCGACCTGCGGCGCGTACGCGACCTGACCGACGGCGCCGTGGGCGCCAACATCGCGCTGCTGTTCAACCGCGATCCCGCCATGCTGGAATTGCTTGTCGCCAATGACATTCGGTTCGTGACCACCTCGGCCGGGGATCCCTCGCTGTTCACCGACCGGCTGCACGACGCGGGCATCACGGTCTTCCACGTGGTGGGCACCCTGGCCGCGGCGCGCAAGGCCGTCGACGCCGGGGTGGACGGGCTCGTGGTCGAAGGCGTCGAGGGTGGTGGGTTCAAGAACCGCTTCGGGGCGTCCACCATGGTGCTGCTGCCCTTGGTGGCGGCCCACGTCGACGTCCCCATCGTGGCCGCCGGCGGGATCTGCGACGCCCGATCGATGGCGGCCGCGTTCGTCCTCGGCGCCGAGGCGGTACAGATGGGCACGCGGCTACTCGCCTCGGCGGACTCGCCGGTGCACGGCAACCTCAAGCAAGCGGTCGTCGACGCCGACGAGACGGGCACGGTAATGCTCCCCCTCGACGGCAAGCGAATGATGCGGGTCATCCGCACGCCCGCCGCCGAGCGGCTGGACGCCGCGACGTCCGCCGGTGAGGGCGCCGCGGCGCTGCAACGCGTGCAGCGGCTCTACTTCGACGGCGACCTGGACGCCAGCGTCGCCAACACCGGCCAGGTGGCCGGCCGGATCCACGACCTGCCCCCCGCCGCCGAGATCATCCAGCAGATGTGGAAAGGCTGCCGCGAGGCGCTGGCCGCCACCGCCGACCGCCTCGGGACGGTCGGCGATGGCGAAGCCGGCGCCTAG
- the tpx gene encoding thiol peroxidase, with product MAQITLRGNPINTVGELPAVGSKAPGFSLTGGDLAPVSSEQFGGKPVVLNIFPSIDTPVCATSVRTFNERAAGGGATVVNVSKDLPFAQARFCGAEGIENVKTASAFRDSFGEDYGVTLTDGPMAGLLARAIVVIGADGNVAYTELVPEIAQEPNYDAALAAAG from the coding sequence ATGGCACAGATAACGTTGCGTGGAAACCCGATCAACACTGTCGGCGAGCTGCCTGCCGTCGGATCCAAAGCCCCGGGCTTCAGCCTGACGGGCGGCGATCTGGCCCCGGTCAGCAGCGAGCAATTCGGCGGTAAGCCCGTGGTGCTCAACATCTTTCCGTCCATCGACACGCCGGTGTGCGCGACCAGCGTGCGGACCTTCAACGAGCGCGCCGCCGGGGGCGGGGCGACCGTCGTGAACGTCTCGAAGGATCTGCCGTTCGCGCAGGCGCGCTTCTGTGGCGCCGAGGGCATCGAGAACGTCAAGACGGCGTCGGCGTTCCGGGACAGCTTCGGCGAGGACTACGGGGTGACCCTCACCGACGGTCCGATGGCCGGGCTGCTTGCGCGGGCCATCGTGGTGATCGGCGCCGACGGCAATGTCGCCTACACCGAGTTGGTGCCCGAGATCGCGCAGGAGCCCAACTACGACGCCGCACTGGCCGCGGCGGGCTGA
- a CDS encoding GlxA family transcriptional regulator — translation MPRKVVIAGYPGVQPLDVVGPHDVFTTASLLTGGSYDVTVASVDGRPVSTPTGLAFVATPLPDPGDPIDTVVLPGGGGIDAARADAELVAWVKAVAGHARRLVTVCTGAFLAAQAGLLDGQRVTTHWAFAERLASEFPAIDVDADPIFVRSSETVWTAAGVTAGIDLALALIEEDHGTEVAQTVARWLVLYLRRPGGQTQFAAPVWMPRARRDSIREVQETIEAEPGGPHSVDDLARRAAMSPRHFTRVFTAEIGEAPGQYVERIRTEAARRQLEETDDTVVAIAARCGFGTAETMRRNFLRRVGISPDQYRKAFA, via the coding sequence ATGCCTCGCAAGGTGGTCATCGCCGGGTATCCGGGGGTGCAGCCGCTCGACGTGGTCGGACCGCACGACGTGTTCACGACCGCGTCGCTGTTGACGGGCGGCAGCTACGACGTCACCGTGGCCTCGGTCGACGGCCGACCAGTGTCGACGCCCACCGGGCTGGCCTTCGTCGCCACGCCGTTGCCGGATCCGGGCGACCCGATCGACACGGTCGTGCTGCCCGGCGGCGGCGGGATCGACGCGGCGCGCGCCGACGCCGAGCTCGTCGCCTGGGTCAAGGCCGTCGCCGGACATGCCCGGCGCCTGGTGACGGTGTGCACCGGCGCATTCCTCGCCGCGCAGGCGGGGCTGCTGGACGGGCAGCGGGTGACCACGCACTGGGCCTTCGCGGAACGTTTGGCGAGCGAGTTCCCCGCTATCGACGTCGACGCCGACCCGATCTTCGTCCGGAGCTCCGAGACCGTGTGGACCGCGGCGGGGGTCACGGCGGGCATCGACCTCGCGCTCGCGCTGATCGAGGAGGACCACGGCACCGAGGTCGCCCAGACGGTGGCGCGTTGGCTGGTGCTGTATCTGCGCCGCCCCGGCGGGCAGACGCAGTTCGCGGCGCCGGTGTGGATGCCGCGGGCCCGGCGCGACTCGATCCGCGAGGTGCAGGAGACCATCGAGGCCGAACCGGGCGGCCCGCACAGCGTCGACGATCTGGCCCGCCGGGCGGCGATGAGCCCGCGCCACTTCACCCGCGTGTTCACCGCGGAAATCGGCGAGGCGCCCGGCCAATACGTCGAGCGCATCCGCACCGAAGCCGCGCGCCGCCAGTTGGAGGAGACCGACGACACCGTCGTCGCGATCGCCGCCCGGTGCGGGTTCGGTACCGCCGAAACGATGCGCCGCAATTTCCTTCGCCGCGTGGGCATTTCGCCCGATCAGTACCGCAAAGCCTTCGCTTAG
- a CDS encoding DJ-1/PfpI family protein: protein MTQIAMVAYPGFTALDMIGPYEVLRNLPGAEVRFVWHESGPITADSGVLVIGATHTLAETPSPDVILVPGGPSTPVHARDDALLDWLRRAHRTASWTASVCSGSVILAAAGLLEGRRATSHWLTIPALKAFGAVPVADERIVHQDDIVTSAGVSAGLDLALWLAGQIGGENRAKAIQLALEYDPQPPFDSGHMSKASATTKAAATALLSKDGVKPANVKATALLAWEQALGKVRSRRRRRSNSNAECAIHDAIRR from the coding sequence ATGACCCAAATCGCCATGGTGGCCTATCCAGGATTCACCGCGCTGGACATGATCGGCCCCTATGAGGTGCTGCGCAACCTCCCCGGCGCCGAGGTGCGGTTCGTCTGGCACGAGTCCGGCCCGATCACCGCCGACTCCGGCGTGCTGGTCATCGGCGCCACGCACACCCTGGCCGAAACACCTTCTCCGGACGTCATTCTCGTCCCCGGCGGCCCCTCAACCCCGGTCCATGCGCGCGACGACGCGCTGCTCGACTGGCTGCGCCGCGCGCACCGCACCGCGAGTTGGACGGCGTCGGTGTGTTCGGGCTCAGTGATCCTGGCGGCCGCAGGCCTGCTCGAGGGTCGGCGGGCGACGTCGCACTGGCTGACGATTCCCGCGCTGAAAGCCTTCGGCGCCGTCCCCGTGGCCGACGAACGAATCGTGCACCAGGACGACATTGTCACCAGCGCGGGCGTGTCTGCCGGGCTCGACCTCGCGCTGTGGCTGGCCGGGCAGATCGGCGGCGAAAACCGGGCCAAGGCAATCCAACTCGCGCTCGAATACGACCCGCAGCCGCCGTTCGACTCGGGCCACATGTCGAAGGCGTCGGCCACCACGAAGGCCGCGGCGACTGCGCTGCTGTCCAAGGACGGCGTGAAGCCCGCCAACGTCAAGGCCACGGCCTTGCTGGCCTGGGAGCAGGCGCTGGGCAAGGTGCGGTCGCGGCGGCGGCGGCGGTCGAATTCCAACGCCGAGTGTGCGATTCACGACGCGATACGCCGGTGA
- a CDS encoding nuclear transport factor 2 family protein codes for MGKFSRAEIDKAVENYTKVVEGCSASGDWRPFADLFTEDVVYTEHHYGVFHGREAVRDWIVAVMAPFPHMRFPNDWIAHDEDNDAVVVMIKNLLDHPTDPEGEPFWFPNWTRLVYAGGGLFSSEEDIYNPDRDAPRVVAAWMQAGGQLATTEILQPNA; via the coding sequence ATGGGCAAATTCAGCAGGGCAGAAATCGACAAAGCCGTCGAGAACTACACCAAGGTCGTCGAAGGATGCAGCGCGTCGGGCGACTGGCGCCCGTTCGCGGATCTGTTCACCGAAGACGTCGTCTACACCGAGCATCACTACGGCGTCTTCCACGGGCGCGAGGCGGTCCGGGACTGGATCGTCGCGGTGATGGCGCCCTTTCCGCACATGCGCTTTCCCAACGACTGGATCGCCCACGACGAGGACAACGACGCCGTCGTCGTCATGATCAAGAACCTGCTGGACCATCCCACCGATCCGGAGGGCGAACCGTTTTGGTTCCCCAACTGGACCCGGCTGGTCTATGCCGGCGGCGGCCTGTTCTCCAGCGAGGAGGACATCTACAACCCCGATCGTGACGCACCCCGTGTCGTCGCGGCGTGGATGCAGGCCGGCGGGCAGCTCGCCACGACGGAGATCCTGCAGCCCAACGCCTAG
- a CDS encoding SDR family oxidoreductase yields the protein MNVWEQFDLRGKRALVTGASSGIGKNVAQAYLQAGAHVALAARNFEALQRVAGELAADRSDVHGKVVPIRCDVTQPDQVGVMVDRVIAELGGIDIAVCNAGIISVTPMLEMSPEEFQRIQDTNVTGVFLTAQAAARAMVRQGEGGAIITTASMSGHIINVPQQVGHYCASKAAVIHLTKAMAVEFAPHNIRVNSVSPGYIRTELVEPLEEYHRVWEPKIPLGRIGRPEELTGLYLYLASEASSYMTGSDLVIDGGYSCP from the coding sequence ATGAACGTGTGGGAGCAGTTCGACTTGCGCGGCAAGCGGGCGTTGGTGACCGGTGCGTCCAGCGGCATCGGCAAGAACGTGGCCCAGGCGTATCTGCAAGCCGGCGCCCACGTGGCCCTCGCGGCACGGAATTTCGAAGCCTTGCAACGCGTCGCCGGCGAGCTGGCCGCAGACCGCAGCGACGTCCACGGCAAGGTGGTGCCGATCCGTTGTGACGTGACGCAACCGGACCAGGTGGGCGTCATGGTGGACCGGGTGATCGCGGAGTTGGGCGGCATCGATATCGCCGTGTGCAACGCAGGGATCATCTCCGTCACCCCGATGCTGGAGATGTCGCCGGAAGAGTTCCAGCGCATCCAGGACACCAACGTGACCGGAGTCTTTCTCACCGCGCAGGCGGCGGCCCGGGCGATGGTCCGGCAGGGAGAAGGCGGCGCCATCATCACCACGGCCTCGATGTCGGGGCACATCATCAATGTCCCGCAGCAGGTTGGCCATTACTGCGCCTCCAAGGCGGCCGTCATCCACCTGACCAAGGCGATGGCCGTCGAATTCGCCCCACACAACATTCGGGTCAACAGCGTCAGTCCCGGCTACATCCGCACCGAGCTCGTCGAGCCCCTCGAGGAGTACCACCGCGTGTGGGAACCCAAGATTCCGCTCGGACGCATCGGCCGGCCCGAGGAACTCACCGGCCTCTACCTGTATCTGGCCAGTGAGGCGTCCAGCTACATGACCGGTTCGGACCTCGTCATCGACGGCGGCTACAGCTGCCCGTAG
- a CDS encoding fatty acyl-AMP ligase produces the protein MDHGSPPDAGVPGLLRIEDCLDGDGGIALPPGVNLISLIDRNIANVGDAVAYRYLDYSGPGDGKAEEVTWTQFGVRLEAVGARIQQVASRGERVAVLAPQGIDYVAGFYAAVKAGTIAVPLFAPELPGHAERLDTALRDSKPTVLLTTTTAQGAVEKFLADHPHLGRAEVIAIDRIPDSAGESFVATELGMDDVSHLQYTSGSTRPPVGVEITHRAVGTNLVQMILSIDLLDRNTHGVSWLPLYHDMGLSMIGFPAVYGGHSTLMSPAAFVRRPLRWIQALSDGSRQGNVVTAAPNFAYEWAAQRGLPAGGEDIDLRNVVMIIGSEPVSIDAIRTFNKAFAPYGLPRTAFKPSYGIAEGTLLVATIAPAAEATAVYFDRELLGAGRAVRVPADASNAVAQVSCGQVARSEWAVIVDPGDAAELPDGEVGEIWLQGNNIGRGYWGLPEATRRAFGAELRSRLSHGSHADGADLQRSWLRTGDLGVYLDGELYVTGRVADLVTIDGRNHYPHDIEATVAEASPMVRRGYVTAFSVPAEMNPGADRLVVVAERAAGTSRQDTQPAVEAIREAISQRHGLTVSDVRLLPAGAIPRTTSGKLARRACRAEYLGGGLGAH, from the coding sequence ATGGATCACGGTTCCCCGCCCGACGCCGGTGTCCCCGGGCTGCTCCGAATCGAGGACTGCCTGGACGGCGACGGGGGTATCGCGCTGCCGCCGGGCGTCAACCTGATATCGCTCATCGACCGCAACATCGCCAACGTCGGCGACGCGGTGGCCTATCGCTACCTGGACTACAGCGGCCCAGGAGATGGCAAGGCCGAAGAGGTGACATGGACCCAGTTCGGTGTCCGGTTGGAAGCCGTCGGCGCGCGCATCCAGCAGGTCGCGAGCCGTGGTGAGCGCGTTGCGGTCCTCGCGCCGCAGGGCATCGACTACGTCGCCGGGTTCTACGCGGCGGTCAAGGCCGGAACCATCGCGGTCCCGTTGTTCGCCCCGGAATTGCCCGGGCATGCCGAGCGCCTGGATACCGCGTTGCGCGACTCGAAGCCCACGGTCCTGCTCACGACCACCACCGCGCAGGGCGCGGTCGAAAAATTCCTGGCCGATCACCCGCACCTGGGCCGCGCGGAGGTGATCGCCATCGACCGGATCCCCGATTCGGCGGGGGAGTCGTTCGTGGCGACCGAGCTCGGCATGGACGACGTGTCGCACCTGCAGTACACGTCGGGTTCCACCCGGCCGCCGGTCGGCGTCGAGATCACCCACCGCGCGGTCGGCACCAACCTGGTGCAGATGATTCTGTCGATCGACCTGCTGGACCGAAACACCCACGGCGTCAGCTGGTTACCGCTCTACCACGACATGGGTTTGTCGATGATCGGCTTTCCGGCGGTCTACGGCGGCCATTCCACACTGATGTCGCCGGCCGCGTTCGTCCGCCGGCCGCTGCGGTGGATCCAGGCGCTGTCCGACGGTTCGCGGCAGGGCAACGTCGTCACCGCGGCGCCGAACTTCGCCTACGAGTGGGCGGCGCAGCGCGGCCTGCCTGCCGGCGGCGAGGACATCGATCTTCGCAACGTGGTGATGATCATCGGCTCCGAACCGGTGAGCATCGACGCGATCAGGACCTTCAACAAGGCGTTCGCGCCATATGGGTTGCCCCGCACCGCGTTCAAACCGTCCTACGGCATCGCCGAGGGAACGCTGCTTGTCGCGACCATCGCCCCTGCGGCCGAGGCCACGGCGGTGTACTTCGACCGCGAACTGCTGGGCGCCGGGCGCGCGGTGCGCGTGCCCGCGGACGCTTCCAACGCCGTCGCGCAGGTGTCATGCGGACAGGTGGCGCGCAGCGAATGGGCCGTGATCGTCGACCCCGGCGACGCCGCCGAATTGCCGGACGGCGAGGTGGGCGAAATCTGGTTGCAGGGCAACAACATTGGTCGCGGATACTGGGGTCTTCCCGAGGCGACGCGGCGGGCGTTCGGTGCCGAGCTGCGATCGCGCTTGAGCCACGGCAGTCATGCCGACGGTGCCGATCTGCAACGCTCGTGGCTGCGCACCGGTGATCTGGGCGTGTACCTCGACGGCGAGCTATACGTGACGGGACGGGTGGCGGACCTGGTCACGATCGACGGCCGCAACCACTATCCCCACGACATCGAGGCCACCGTCGCGGAGGCGTCCCCGATGGTTCGGCGCGGATACGTGACCGCGTTTTCCGTACCGGCCGAAATGAACCCGGGCGCCGACCGGCTCGTCGTCGTCGCCGAACGTGCCGCCGGCACCAGCCGTCAGGACACGCAGCCGGCGGTCGAGGCGATCCGCGAAGCGATCTCGCAGCGGCACGGTCTGACCGTTTCCGACGTGCGCCTGCTGCCGGCCGGTGCCATTCCGCGGACCACCAGCGGCAAGCTGGCCCGTCGGGCATGTCGCGCCGAATACCTCGGCGGCGGTTTGGGCGCCCACTGA
- a CDS encoding SRPBCC family protein codes for MSGRKFSFEITRTSSAPPATLFRLVADGANWSQWAKPIVLRSSWARQGDPAPGGIGAIRKVGMWPVFVQEETVAYEPDRRHAYKLVGPPTPAKDYAGEVVFTPNAAGGTDIRWTGSFTEGVRGTGPVMRAAMGGAVRFFAGRLVKAAERESNAGR; via the coding sequence ATGTCGGGCCGGAAGTTCTCCTTCGAAATCACCCGTACCAGCAGCGCGCCCCCCGCGACGCTGTTCCGGCTCGTCGCCGACGGCGCCAACTGGTCGCAGTGGGCCAAGCCGATCGTGTTGCGCTCGAGTTGGGCCCGCCAGGGCGATCCCGCGCCGGGTGGTATCGGGGCCATCCGCAAGGTGGGCATGTGGCCCGTCTTCGTGCAGGAGGAGACCGTCGCATACGAGCCGGACCGCCGCCACGCCTACAAGTTGGTGGGGCCACCGACCCCGGCCAAGGACTACGCCGGCGAGGTGGTCTTCACGCCGAATGCCGCGGGTGGCACGGACATCCGCTGGACCGGGTCATTCACCGAAGGCGTGCGCGGAACGGGGCCGGTGATGCGCGCCGCGATGGGCGGCGCGGTTCGATTCTTTGCCGGCCGCCTGGTGAAGGCCGCCGAGCGTGAGTCGAACGCCGGGCGCTAG